In Sus scrofa isolate TJ Tabasco breed Duroc chromosome 11, Sscrofa11.1, whole genome shotgun sequence, the following proteins share a genomic window:
- the RASL11A gene encoding ras-like protein family member 11A gives MRPPTMSGHFLLAPIPESSSDYLLPKDIKLAVLGAGRVGKSAMIVRFLTKRFIGDYEPNTGKLYSRLVCVEGDQLSLQIQDTPGGIQVQDGLTQAVDSLSKCVQWAEGFLLVYSITDYDSYLSIRPLYQYIRKVHPDSKAPIVIVGNKGDLLHARQVQTCDGVQLANELGSLFLEISTSENYEDVCDVFQHLCKEVSKLHSLAGERRRASIIPRPRSPNMQDLKRRFKQVLSSKAKAPSALG, from the exons ATGCGGCCGCCCACCATGTCCGGGCACTTTCTGCTCGCGCCCATCCCCGAGTCCTCCTCGGACTACCTCCTGCCCAAGGACATCAAACTGGCCGTGCTGGGCGCCGGCCGCGTGGGCAAGAGCG CAATGATCGTGCGCTTCCTGACCAAGAGATTCATTGGCGATTACGAACCGAATACAG gCAAGTTGTACTCTCGGCTTGTGTGCGTGGAGGGAGACCAGCTCTCCTTGCAGATCCAGGACACTCCCGGGGGCATCCAG GTCCAAGACGGCCTCACCCAGGCAGTGGACTCGCTGTCCAAGTGCGTGCAGTGGGCAGAGGGCTTCCTGCTGGTCTATTCCATCACAGACTATGACAGCTACCTGTCCATCCGCCCCCTGTACCAGTACATCCGGAAGGTCCATCCCGACTCGAAGGCCCCCATCGTCATCGTGGGCAACAAGGGGGACCTTCTGCACGCCCGGCAGGTGCAGACGTGTGATGGTGTCCAACTGGCCAACGAGCTGGGCAGCCTCTTCCTGGAAATTTCCACCAGTGAAAACTACGAAGACGTCTGTGATGTGTTTCAGCATCTCTGCAAGGAAGTGAGCAAGCTGCACAGCCTCGCCGGGGAGAGGAGAAGAGCCTCCATCATCCCTCGGCCGCGCTCCCCCAACATGCAGGACCTGAAGAGGCGCTTCAAGCAGGTTCTGTCCTCCAAGGCCAAAGCCCCCTCTGCCCTGGGGTAG